One window of Phalacrocorax aristotelis chromosome 26, bGulAri2.1, whole genome shotgun sequence genomic DNA carries:
- the CSRNP2 gene encoding cysteine/serine-rich nuclear protein 2 yields MDAIASAGLKRKFEDADVGSPGSNSDDEISNSDSADSCDSVNPSSSTGFIPTSILKRQKQLRRKNVRFDQVTVYYFARRQGFTSVPSQGGSSLGMAQRHNSVRRYTLCEFAQEQEVNHREILREHLKEEKLHAKKMKLTKNGTVESEEAEGLTLEDVSDDDIDVENVEVDDYFFLQPLPTKRRRALLRASGVHRIDAEEKQELRAIRLSREECGCDCRLYCDPEACACSQAGIKCQVDRMSFPCGCSRDGCGNMAGRIEFNPIRVRTHYLHTIMKLELENKRQGGRPSAPEEEAAAAHGAAGDWLGPQPPETQDFQEFMAENETAVMHLQTAEELERLKAEEDSSSGSGVESLGVCILEEPLAVPEGLCPGLATPILIQAQLPPGSSVLCFADGSEQAASAAGDQPYLNDGSVVYYQVEQRPVLGAKGESGPAEPPAPSCPGEKDLGVLPVPVVTCGRAAAAPSKGEASKPPPSSPEAAPSSEGCRAAAAPRRPRSPSPGPPEQAPERAHEPPSAEERSLGPVLPV; encoded by the exons ATGGATGCGATCGCGAGCGCCGGCCTCAAGAGGAAGTTTGAGGATGCGGACGTGGGCTCGCCGGGCTCCAACTCGGACGACGAGATCTCCAACAGCGACAGCGCCGATAGCTGCGACAGCGTCAACCCCTCCAGCTCCACCGGCTTCATAC CCACCTCCATCCTGAAGCGGCAGAAGCAGCTTCGCAGGAAGAATGTCCGCTTCGACCAAGTGACCGTCTACTACTTCGCCCGCCGCCAGGGCTTCACCAGCGTCCCCAGCCAGGGCGGCAGCTCCCTGGGCATGGCCCAACGCCACAACTCCGTCCGCCGCTACACGCTCTGCGAGTTCGCCCAGGAGCAGGAGGTGAATCACCGGGAGATCCTCCGGGAGCACCTCAAGGAAGAGAAACTCCACGCCAAGAAAATGAAG ctCACCAAGAACGGCACGGTGGAGTCGGAGGAGGCGGAGGGCCTGACGCTGGAGGATGTATCGGATGACGACATCGACGTGGAGAACGTGGAGGTGGACGACTACTTCTTCCTGCAGCCGCTGCCCACCAAACGCCGCCGGGCTCTGCTGCGAGCCTCCGGTGTTCACCGCATCGACGCCGAGGAGAAGCAGGAGCTGCGGGCCATCCGCCTGTCCCGGGAGGAGTGCGGCTGCGACTGCCGCCTCTACTGCGACCCGGAGGCCTGTGCCTGCAGCCAGGCGGGGATTAAATGCCAG GTGGATCGCATGTCCTTCCCCTGCGGCTGCTCCCGCGACGGTTGCGGTAACATGGCCGGTCGGATCGAATTCAACCCCATCCGGGTGCGGACTCACTACCTCCACACCATCATgaagctggagctggagaaCAAGCGCCAGGGCGGGCGGCCATCGGCGCCGGAGGAGGAGGCAGCCGCCGCTCACGGCGCCGCCGGCGACTGGCTGGGGCCGCAGCCGCCCGAAACGCAGGACTTCCAGGAGTTCATGGCGGAGAACGAGACGGCCGTCATGCACCTGCAAACGGCGGAGGAGTTGGAGAGGCTGAAGGCTGAGGAAGACTCCAGCAGTGGCTCCGGCGTGGAGAGCTTGGGCGTTTGTATCCTGGAGGAGCCCCTGGCCGTGCCGGAGGGTTTGTGCCCGGGTCTGGCCACCCCCATCCTCATCCAAGCCCAGTTACCTCCGGGCTCGTCCGTCCTCTGCTTCGCCGACGGCTCGGAGCAGGCGGCCTCGGCGGCGGGCGACCAGCCCTACTTGAACGATGGGTCCGTGGTCTACTACCAGGTGGAGCAGAGGCCGGTGCTGGGCGCCAAGGGCGAGAGCGGCCCGGCGGAGCCGCCGGCACCGTCCTGCCCGGGCGAGAAGGACCTCGGCGTCCTCCCCGTCCCCGTGGTGACTTGCGGCCGAGCCGCCGCTGCTCCGAGCAAGGGGGAAGCATCCAAACCGCCCCCGTCGTCCCCGGAGGCCGCGCCGTCCTCTGAGGGCTGCCGAGCggcggccgctccccgccgcccgcgctCCCCGTCCCCCGGGCCACCGGAGCAAGCCCCGGAGCGGGCGCACGAGCCGCCCTCCGCCGAGGAGCGCTCGCTGGGGCCCGTCCTGCCCGTGTGA